One genomic window of Nicotiana sylvestris chromosome 10, ASM39365v2, whole genome shotgun sequence includes the following:
- the LOC138879172 gene encoding uncharacterized protein, producing MSNIHTNKVFVEPVSGNIQLSASSGFMVAIIMETLARGSHNHTGHGEGRGADRVTQGEGQPRLFATLDCQSAEASAEVITGSTFSYVTPYFAINLGLEPEQLSESFLVSTLVGESVKVTRVYRGCIVSVQGRNTKADLIELEMVDYDVIMGMYWLYSCYAILDCHGKIVRFQFPNKEVLEWKGSSVALVGKFISYLKAQRMIGKGCLAYLAHIINPESEPPALQSVPVVREFLEVFPDDLLGFPPE from the exons ATGAGCAACATTCACACCAATAAGGTCTTTGTGGAACCTGTAAGCGGCAACATTCAGCTTAGTGCAAGCTCGGGTTTCATGGTTGCTATCATTATGGAGACATTG GCTCGTGGTTCTCATAATCATACCGGGCATGGGGAAGGCAGAGGTGCAGATCGAGTTACTCAGGGAGAGGGGCAACCCCGTTTATTTGCTACACTTGACTGTCAGAGTGCAGAGGCATCTGCagaagttattacag gttcaacattttcatacgtgactccatactttgcaattaaccTTGGACTAGAACCTGAACAACTTAGTGAGTCATTCCTAGTATCTACTCTAGTTGGCGAGTCAGTGAAAGTCACAAGAGTCTATAGAGGTTGTATAGTTTCAGTCCAAGGTCGCAACACCAAAGCCGATCTCATAGAGTTAGAAATGGTAGATTACGATGTGATCATGGGTATGTATTGGTTATATTCCTGCTATGCCATCTTAGATTGTCATGGCAAGATAGTcaggttccaatttccaaatAAAGAAGTTttagagtggaagggtagttCAGTAGCGcttgtaggtaagtttatttcttaccttaaggcacaacgaatgatcggtaaggggtgtctcgcctatttggctcacatcattaatccagaatcagaaccaccagcTCTTCAGTCTGTGCCAGTTGTTAGAGAATTTCTAGAAGTTTTCCCAGATGACCTTCTCGGATTTCCTCCTGAATGA
- the LOC138879173 gene encoding secreted RxLR effector protein 161-like yields MDPNVKLVPGQGEPLNDPGRYRRLVGKLNYLTITRSDISFAVSVVSQFLRAPCKDHWNAVIRILRYIKKAPGQGLLNEDKGHTDIVGYSDADWAGSPSDRRSTFGYCIIIGGNLISWKSKKQYVVVRSSAEAEYRAMTLATCELIWLKQLLQELKCVEFKQMELICDNQAALHIASNPIFHERTKHIEVDCHFIRLKIESECIATSFVGSNDQLAYVLTKSLRGALIEYICSKLGAYDMYAPA; encoded by the coding sequence ATGGATCCAAATGTCAAACTCGTCCCTGGACAGGGGGAGCCATTAAATGATCCTGGCAGATATCGAAGACTGGTCGGTAAACTGAATTATCTTACTATCACACGATCTGATATTTCATTTGCAGTAAGTGTGGTTAGTCAGTTTCTCCGAGCTCCGTGTAAAGATCATTGGAACGCAGTAATTCGCATCCTAAGATACATCAAAAAAGCTCCGGGGCAAGGACTATTAAATGAAGACAAAGGTCACACAGACATTGTTGGATATTctgatgctgattgggcaggttCTCCGTCAGATAGACGCTCTACTTTTGGGTACTGTATCATTATTGGGGGAAATCTAATCTCTTGGAAAAGCAAAAAGCAATATGTTGTTGTCAgatctagtgcagaagcagaatatcgagctATGACCCTTGCTACATGCGAGCTTATTTGGTTGAAACAACTCCTCCAAGAGTTAAAATGTGTTGAGTTCAAACAGATGGAGCTTATATGCGACAATCAGGCTGCCCTTCATATTGCCTCTAATCCAATTTTTCATGAAAGAACGAAACATATAGAGGTGGATTGTCATTTTATTAGGCTGAAGATCGAGTCCGAATGCATTGCCACTAGCTTTGTCGGTTCAAATGACCAATTGGCATATGTCCTTACTAAGTCCCTTAGAGGGgctctgattgaatacatttgtAGCAAGCTTGGAGCATATGACATGTACGCTCCTGCTTGA